From Terriglobales bacterium:
TGAGCCGCGCCCTGACCGAGATCGGCATTTACCCGGCGGTCGATCCGCTGGCCTCGACCTCGCGCATCCTCGACCCGCGCATCGTGGGCGACGACCACTACGAGGTCGCCCAGGGCGTGAAGCGCACCTTGCAGCGCTATAAGGACTTGCAGGACATCATCGCCATCCTGGGGATCGATGAGTTGAGCGAAGACGACAAGCAGACGGTGGCGCGGGCCCGCAAGATGCAGCGCTTCCTCTCCCAGCCCTTCCACGTGGCCGAGCAGTTCACCGGGCACAAGGGCAAGTACGTGAAGATCGGCGACACGGTGAAGGGCTTCCGCATGATCCTGGAGGGCAAGCTCGACGACGTGCCGGAGCAGGCGTTCTACATGAAGGGCGGCATCGAGGAAGTGCAGGAAGCCGCCGAGCAGATGAAGAAGAGTGCGGCGGCAGCATAAGCAATCGCCGGTCGTCAGCAAGATTGGGATGGCCTGCGGCCGATGACCGAGGACCGACGACAAAGAAGATGGCAGAGACTCTCGAACTCGAAATCGTCACGCCCGACAAGAAGGTGGTCAGCGACCAGGCAGAAGAGGTCCAGATCCCCGGCAAGAAGGGCTACCTGGGCGTCCTACCGGGACACGCGCCGCTGATCACCGAACTGGCGGTGGGCGAGATCAGCTATCGTCGGGATGGGACGACGGTGAGCCTCTCGGTCGCATGGGGTTTTGCCGAGGTGCTGCCCCACAAGGTGACCATCCTGGCGGAGACCGCTGAGCGCGCCGAAGAGATCGACGTCAAGCGCGCCGAGGAGCAGCGCCAGCGGGCCGAACAGCACCTCAAGTCCGGCGATCCCAACATCGATTACGAGCGCGCGCTCAACGCGCTGGCACGGGCCGAGACCCGCCTGGCTGTCGCCGCCAAGAAGCACTCCTGAGGGAAGGCCACGGATTGACATGAACGGGTTACCCCGGAGGTGTCGAGTTCGGGAAGGCCCTTGCCAATCCGTAACTTGCCTGAGTACAATCCGCCAACTCCCCGAGACCCGCGCAGCCGCATGGCTTGCGGCGCTGGTGTGTGAAAGCCGCACGAAGGTAATCGAGTTGCGGTACGATTGCGCAGTCAACCCAGGAACCTCCGCA
This genomic window contains:
- a CDS encoding F0F1 ATP synthase subunit epsilon; amino-acid sequence: MAETLELEIVTPDKKVVSDQAEEVQIPGKKGYLGVLPGHAPLITELAVGEISYRRDGTTVSLSVAWGFAEVLPHKVTILAETAERAEEIDVKRAEEQRQRAEQHLKSGDPNIDYERALNALARAETRLAVAAKKHS
- a CDS encoding F0F1 ATP synthase subunit beta (produces ATP from ADP in the presence of a proton gradient across the membrane; the beta chain is a regulatory subunit); this encodes QPNLATEMGELQERITSTKKGSVTSVQAIYVPADDLTDPAPATTFAHLDATTVLSRALTEIGIYPAVDPLASTSRILDPRIVGDDHYEVAQGVKRTLQRYKDLQDIIAILGIDELSEDDKQTVARARKMQRFLSQPFHVAEQFTGHKGKYVKIGDTVKGFRMILEGKLDDVPEQAFYMKGGIEEVQEAAEQMKKSAAAA